Proteins encoded by one window of Salmo salar unplaced genomic scaffold, Ssal_v3.1, whole genome shotgun sequence:
- the LOC123740076 gene encoding extensin-like: NPLVLVNHLQRLTPTPNASPLPPTPHPYLQRLTPTSNASPLPPTPHPYLQRLTPTSNASPLPPTPHPYPQRLTPTSNASPLPPTPHPYPQRLTPTSNASPLPPTPHPYLQRLTPTSNASPLPPTPHPYPQRLTPTSNTSLLPPTPHPYLQRLTPTPNASPLPPTPHPYLQRLTPTSNASPLPPTPHPYLQRLTPTPNASPLPPTPHR, from the coding sequence AACCCTCTAGTGCTCGTTAACCACCTCCAACGCCTCACCCCTACCCCCAACGCCTCACCCCTACCCCCAACGCCTCACCCCTACCTCCAACGCCTCACCCCTACCTCCAACGCCTCACCCCTACCTCCAACGCCTCACCCCTACCTCCAACGCCTCACCCCTACCTCCAACGCCTCACCCCTACCTCCAACGCCTCACCCCTACCCCCAACGCCTCACCCCTACCTCCAACGCCTCACCCCTACCTCCAACGCCTCACCCCTACCCCCAACGCCTCACCCCTACCTCCAACGCCTCACCCCTACCCCCAACGCCTCACCCCTACCTCCAACGCCTCACCCCTACCTCCAACGCCTCACCCCTACCTCCAACGCCTCACCCCTACCCCCAACGCCTCACCCCTACCTCCAACACCTCACTCCTACCCCCAACGCCTCACCCCTACCTCCAACGCCTCACCCCTACCCCCAACGCCTCACCCCTACCTCCAACGCCTCACCCCTACCTCCAACGCCTCACCCCTACCTCCAACGCCTCACCCCTACCCCCAACGCCTCACCCCTACCTCCAACGCCTCACCCCTACCCCCAACGCCTCACCCCTACCTCCAACACCTCACCG